The following is a genomic window from Amycolatopsis cihanbeyliensis.
GGGCTCGCCCCTCGCTCAGGTACTCGTGGACCGACTCCCCCGGCGCGGGGTCCCGCTGCCAGTGCCGGGGCCGCCGGCCATGTTCCAGCCAGGACAGCGTCATCCGGTAGACGCTGCCGACGTGCCGCACGACCTCGCTCGCCGTCCAGCCGGGGCAGGTGGGCACCGGGGTTTCCGGCGCGATGGCATGGGCGGTCTCGTTGAGCAACTCGCCTTCGATGCCGAGCACGTCCAGCAACCGGCCGTGCTCGAGCAGGGCCTGACCCGGCGTCCCCGGCGTGTCCGGCATCTCAGCCCCGGGTTCGGCGCGGGCGCGGCGTGGAGCACGGGGCCGCCCTGCCCGCCTCCCGGCGCGTCGTGCGTGCCCCGCCGTGCACGACGCGATGGGCCAGCTCCACGAACTGGCCGGCCCGGTGGAGTAGTTCGTCGGCGGAATCGGCGGTGATCCGGCGCGTGTTGCCCGCCTGCGCGGCGGCATGCGCGGCCGAGTTCGCCGCGAAGAAGGCCGCCCACTCGGCGAACTCGGGTGCCACCGAGGGCAGCAGCACCCACACGCTGGCCGGGCGGGAGCGACCCCGGTGCGGGCGCCCGCGGGCGGCCAGCACACCGGCCGCCGCGCGCAGCGCCGACTGGTACGCGGCGATGAGCCGCGGGGCCGGCTCGCTCTCGCCCGCGGCCTCGACAAGGCCACGTTTCGCCCTGGCGAGCAAGGACACCGCCGCGGGCGCGGCAGGCGGCTGCCAGGTCAGGGGCAGCACTGGTTGTGTGGCGCCATCCCGGGACTCGACCGTGATCGACATGGCCACCTCCTTTTCGCCTCGTCCGCGGCGGCCGGGCCGCCGAGGTGACGGTGCTCGGCGAGGACGTGCTTCCCCCACCCCCTCGCCGAGCACCTGACCGGCGAGCATCCCGCTCCCGCCGGGGTGTCGAACGTGTGTTCGAACAAATCCAGATTAGCTCGAATCCGGGCTGGGCTCAAGCCCGGGGTGGGTAACGCGCGTCGCACCGCCGGGGTGCCTCGTGATCTCATGGCTTCATGAGTGGTGGGCACAATCCAGCCGGCGGGGACCGCCAGGAGCCATCGGAGGGCGGCTCGTGGCGGCTGGACCATCCCGCGATCGCCAAGGTCGCCGCCGCGCTCGCCGAGTCGGGCCAGCACGAGGCCGCCGACGGGATCCGGGTCCTTCCCGCCGAGGTGCGCACCGCCGCGCAGGCCGCGGAAGCGCTCGGCGTCGAGGTCGGCGCGATCGCCAACAGCCTGATCTTCCGTGCCGTGTTCACCGATCCCGCGGACTCGGTCGCCCCGCTGCTGGCGCTCACCTCGGGCGCGCACCGGGCGGACACCGGGGTCCTCGCCGCGCTCATCGGTGCGGCCGAGGTCGGCAAGGCCGAACCCGCCTTCGTCAAGGCACATACCGGCCAGGCGATCGGTGGGGTCGCCCCGGTCGGTCACCCGGAGCCGCTGCTCACCGTGGTGGACCGGGCGCTGGCCGGGCACGAGGTGGTCTGGGCCGCCGCCGGGCACGCCAAGGCGATATTCCCGACCACCTTCGCCGGCCTGATCGCTCTCACCGACGGTCGTGCCGCCGACGTGACCGCGCGCAGTGGAGATAGTGTCGTTTCGTGACCGCCGCGTACTCCGGGTCATCCGGCTACCAGCGTGTCGTCGAACTGTCCGGCGACGAATTCCGGGCCAGGCTCGCCGAGGCGCTCGACCTGTACGTCGACGCCATGCGTTATCCCGCGGGCACCGCCGAGCAACGCGCCCCGATGTGGCTGACGCATGCGCTGCGCGAGGGCTGGCGCTGCATGGCCGCGCTGGACTCGACCGGAACCATGCTCGGACTGGCCTACGGTTATCAGGGCAACCCCGGCCAGTGGTGGCACGAACAGGTCCGCAGGGGGCTGGCCGAACGGGACGAGCGGGCCGTCCAGGGGTGGCTCGCCGACTACTTCGAGCTGACCGAGATTCACGTCCGGCCCGACCACCAGGCCAGGGGGATCGGCGAGGACCTGCTACGCAGGCTGGTCGAGGGGGTGCCGAACCGGCACGTGCTGCTGTCCACGCCGGAAGGCCCCAGCAGGGCATGGAAGCTGTACCGCAGGCTCGGATTCGTCGACGTGCTCCGCAAGTACTACTTCGCGGGCGATCCGCGGCCGTTCGCGATCCTCGGTAGGGAACTTCCGCTGGGCTGAGGGAACGCCCGGGGTAGGCGCCACGTTAGCCGCTGCGTGGATGACACCGTGGATGGCACGCAGGACAGCACGAGGGAAACGCGTGGGCACGTCGATCGGCTCGGTATCCGCCTGGAACGGCGCGCGTTGCTGGTGGTCGCGGGCCTTCCCGGGGCGGGCAAGAGCACCCTGCTGCGCGTAACCGGCGGCGATACCGCGCTCACCGTGCTCGACACCGACCAGGTCCGCGCGCGGCTGCGCCCGCTGCTGCCCGCCGGCACCCCGTACTCCTGGTACCGCCCGCTGGTACACCTGCTGCACCTGGCACGGCTGGCCGGTACCGCGATCCGCGCGCCGGGGCCGATCGTGGTGCATGATCCGGCGACCGGCCCCGTCGCCAGGGCCGCGTTCGTGGCGCTCGGCCTGCTCACCGGGCGCACGCGGCACCTGCTCTGGCTGGACTGCACGGTGGCCGAGGCGCTGGAAGGCCAGCGCGCCCGCGGCCGCGTCCTGCTGGGCTGGTCCTTCTCCCGGCACGTTCGCCACCTTCCCCGGGTGCGTTCCCTGCTGCGCGGGGGAACACCCCGGGGCTGGTGCGAGGTCACGGTGATCGACCGGCCCACGGCCCGGCGCGGCCTGCATGTCACCGTCGGTGAGCCCCTGGCCGGGTCCCCCACGGTGAGGTGACCGTCAACCCTCACCGTCAGCCGAACCGTCAGCCGAGGTCGGCGAGGGTCTCCTTGAGGGTGTCCAGGCCCATGCCGCCGAGCCGCAGTGCCCTGGTGTGGAAGTCCTTCAGGTCGAAGGCGGAGCCCATCCTGCGCCGGGTGTCCTCCCGCGCGGCCAGCCACATCCGCTCGCCGAGCTTGTACGAGGGTGCCTGCCCCGGCCAGCCGAGATAGCGGTCGATCTCGTCCCGGACGTGGTCGGCGTCGGTGATCGTCCTGGTGAGCATGAACTCCAGGCCGAGTTCCGGCGTCCACCGCTCGCCCTCGTGGAACCCGGTGCCCGCCGGGATCTCCAGCTCCAGATGCATGCCGATGTCCACGACCACCCTGGCGGCCCGGAACAGGTGTGCGTCCAGCATGCCGAGCAGGTTCCCGTCGTCCTCCAGGAATCCGAGGTCCTGCATGAGCCGCTCGGCGTACAGTGCCCAGCCCTCGGCGTGGCCGGAGGTCAGTGCCAGCATCCGCTGGAACCGGTTCAGCGTCGCCGCCTGGTACACCGAGGTGGCGATCTGCAGGTGATGGCCGGGGGCGCCCTCGTGGTAGACCGTGCTGACCTCGCGCCAGGTGGAGAACTCCTCGCGGCTGGGCGGCACCGACCACCACATCTGCCCCGGCCGGGAGAAGTCCTCGGTCGGTCCGGTGTAGTACGCCCCGACACCACCGCCCGGCGGGGCGATCTTGCACTCCAGCGCCATCACCGCGTCCGGGATGTCGAAATGCTTGCCCCGCAATGACTCCAGCGCATGGTCGGACAGCCGCTGCATCCACTCCTCGAGCCCGCGCTGGCCCTGCACCCGGTACCGGGGGTCGGCGTCCAACGCCGCCGCGGCCTGGGCGAGGCTCGCACCCGGCTTGATCCGCTCGGCGACATCCTTCGCCTCACGTTCCACCCTGGCGAACTCCGCCCAGCCCCACTCGTAGGCCTCCCGCAGGTCCAGCTCGGCACCGACGAAGTTACGCGACCACAGCCGGTAGACCTCGGCGCCGACCGCGTCCTTGGTCGGCACCCGCGGGGCGAGCTCGGCACGCAGGAAACCGGCCAGCTCCGCATAGGCCTCCTGCGCGACCTGCGCGCCATGGCGCAGCCGGGTACGCAGTGACTCGGGCAGGTCCGCGGACTCGGCTCCGCGGACGAGGTCGTCGAAGAAACCGGACCCGCCGTGCAGCCCGGCCCAGGTCTCCGCCTGCTCGGCGACCTTGCTGACCTGGCGCAGCGCGGGGGCCTGGTCGGCGTCGGCGGCCGCGAGCAGCGAGGCACGCACGCCGTCCAGCGCCGTCGGGATCCCGGCCAGCCGCGCGCCGATCTGCTCCCACTGGTCCGCGGTGTCCACCGGCATCAGGTCGAAGATCGTCCGCAGCGCCTGCACCGGGCTGTCGGTCACGTTCAGCGCGCCGAGGTCGAGGCCGGCCTCGTGGATCTCCAGCCCGATTCCGACCCGCTCGGTGAACACGGTTTTCGCCAGCCGCTCGCTCGCGTCGGTGGGTTCGACCTGGTCGATCTCCCGCAGGTACCGCTTGGCCAGCGCCGCCCGTGCGGCATGTCCCTCCGGTGAGTAGTCGGTGAGCTGGTCCTCGTAACCGGAGATGCCGAACTCCGTAGCCGCGACGGGGTGGGCCGCGGCGAAGTCGTCGACATACCGGTTGCAGATCTCGTGCACGCCCTCGGTAGAAGCCATGAGCGCACGTTACCGGCAGTGGGAACGGGACACGCACCGGATTTTGCGCGCGCGGGCGCTACAGGCCCGCGAGCAGGTCCGTCTCGGTGATACCCGGCCCCTGACCGGTGCGGATGAACCACTCCGTGCCGAAAGCACCGCGGAAGGCGTCCTCGGGCATGGCGAGGAAGAAGGACTCCTCGCCGATCTGGCTGGCATGCGCGCGCATCGCCGCCCGCTTGTGCCCGGCGTACGCGGTGACGTCCACCGCCGCCGTGATCTCCGCGTCCGGCTTGCCGAACTCCGCCGACTCCTCGAAGTCGGGCAGGTCGACCCCGGCCGCCGCCGCGGACTGGGCGAACTCGGCCATCCCGCGGATCATCTGATCCCGGTTCATCGTGTTCTGGTACACCCGCGGGGTGCCCGCCAGCTCGGCGGCGCGCAGGCCCACCCGGTGCACCTGGATGTGGTCGGGATGGCCGTAGCCACCGTTGTCGTCATAGACGGTCAGTACCTCGGCCCGCTCCTCGCGCAGGATCGCGGCGAGTCGCCGCGCGGCCTCCTCCACCGGCGCGGTCCAGAACGAGCCGGGCTCGTCGTTGGTCGGCTCACCCATCATTCCGGAGTCGACGTAGCCGAGGAACTCCACCCGCTTCGCCCCCAGGATCTCCGCGGCGGCGTGGGTCTCCTCGACCCTGCGTTGCCAGAGCCGCTCGCCCTCGGTGAGAAAGCCATCCGCCACCTCGCCGTGCTCACCGCGGGTGGCCACCACGAGCACGACCCGATGTCCCTCGTCGAACGCCTTGCGCATCACCCCACCGCACGCGATCGACTCGTCGTCGGGATGCGCATGAAACGACACCAAAGTTGCCATGCCGACGAACCTACGCGAAAGCTACGACAGGATGGGGGTATGAGCGAGCCGGACTACGACGCCGACCTGCCCGCACACGTCGAGCGGGTGCTGGCCGAGTTCCTGCGTACGGCGGGCGAGGACATCCAGCGCACCGAACCCGTCGTGGGGCCGGGGATCGAGGCGCTGACCGGCTTCGTGCTCGGCGGCGGCAAACGGTTGCGGCCCACCTTCGCCTGGTGGGCCTGGCGTGGAGCGGGTGGTGATCCGGGCGGCGGGCACGCCGAGGGGGTGCTGCGGGTGGCCGCCAGCCTGGAGCTGCTCCAGGCCTGCGCACTGATCCACGACGACCTGATGGACTCCTCGGACTCCCGGCGCGGTGCCCCGACCGTGCACATCGCCTTCGCCAAGCGGCATGCGGACGCGGGCTGGCTCGGCTCACCCGCCACGTTCGGGCTCGCCGCGGCCGTGCTGATCGGCGATCTGGCCCTCGCCTGGTCCGAGGACATGTTCGCGGGCGCCCCGCTGCCCGCCGAGGTGCTGTCCGCCGCGCGGCCCGCGTGGCGGGCCATGCGCACGGAGGTGCTCGCCGGCCAGTACCTGGACGTGCACACGCAGGCCACCGGGGACTCCTCGGCGGAGGCGGCGCTGCGCATCGACCGGCTGAAGACCGCGGCCTACACCGTGCGGCGACCACTGCACCTCGGCGCGGCGCTCGCCGGGGCGGACCGGCGGCTGGTCGACGCCCTGCTGGCCGCCGGCAGCGACCTCGGCGTCGCCTTCCAGCTGCGGGACGACCTGCTCGGCGTGTTCGGTGATCCCTCGGTGACCGGCAAGCCGGCAGGAGACGACCTGCGGGAGGGCAAGCGCACCCTGCTGGTCGCGCTCGGCCTGCGGCAGGCCGAGGAACGGGGCGACCCGCACGCGCGCGAGGTCATCGCGGCGGCGATCGGCGACGCCGGGCTGTCCGAGTCGGCGGTGGACGAGGTGCGGCAGGCGCTCGTCGAGGTCGGCGCGGTGCGGGCGGTCGAGCGGCGGATCGACGAGCTCACCGGCTCCGCGCTGGCCGCGCTCGACACCGCGGAACTGGCCGAGCCCGCGGCCGGCAGGCTCGCGGAACTGGCCACGAAGGCCACCCAGCGCACGTACTGAAGGCGATGTCTTCGGCAGGAGCGCGCCGTGCTGGTCGCCGCTAGGCTCAGGCCCATGACCACAGCAGCGAAGAGGCCTGTACGAATCGGATTCCAGCTCCAGCCCCAGCACGCCGAGTACGCGGACATCCGGCGCGCAGCCGCGGAAGCCGAGGAGCTCGGTGTGGACATCCTGTTCAACTGGGACCACTTCTACCCGCTCTCCGGTGACCCCGACGGCAAGCACTTCGAGTGCTGGACCATGCTCGGCGCGTGGGCCGAGGCCACCTCGCGGGTGCAGATCGGCGCCCTGGTGACCTGCAACAGCTACCGCAACCCGGAACTGCTCGCCGACATGGCGCGCACGGTCGACCACATCAGCGGCGGCAGGCTGGTCTTCGGCATCGGTGCCGGCTGGTTCGAGAAGGACTACACCGAGTACGGCTACGAGTTCGGCACCGCGGGCGGGCGGCTGGACGCCCTCGCCGAGGCGATGCCCAGGATCGAGCAGCGGTTCGGCAAGCTCAACCCCGCCCCGAGCCGCAAGATCCCGGTGCTGATCGGCGGCGGTGGGGAGAAGAAGACCCTGCGGCTGGTCGCCAAGCACGCCGACATCTGGCACGGCTTCGGCGATGTCGAGACCGCCGCGCGCAAGGTGCGGATCCTCGACCAGCACTGCGCCGACATCGGCAGGGACCCGGCGGAGATCGAGCGGTCCGTCGGCGTCCCGGGCTCCCCGGAGAAGCTCGGCAAGCCCCTGCACGACCTGGGTATCACCATGTTCACCGTCGCAACCGACGGCCCGAACTACGACCTGGGCCTGCTGCGCGACTGGATCGCCTGGCGCGACGAGCACAACGCCTGACGTCGGTGAGTGACCGGTGCCAGCGAGAGCGCCGGGAACCGGTCACTCACCGCGGTCGGCGCGGGCGCGGTGGGCGGCGACGCGGGCGCGGGTGGCGCAGCGCGTGCCGCAGTAGCGACGGGGGTCGCCGGCGCCGAGGTCGAGGAACGGGCGGCCGCAGGACGCGGCGGCACAGATCCCGCCCGGTGGGCGCTGCCATTCGGCCAGCAGCATCGCCAGCGCGAGGCAGGAGGAGGTGAGCAGCCACTCCCCGTACGGGGCGTCGTCATCGCCGTCCACGTGCAGGTGCCAGGCAAACGCCCCACCGTGCGTGGTCAGCCGCGGCGGATGCGCCCACGCCGCGAGCAGTTCGTTCAGCACGGCCGCCGCGGAGTCCGCGTCCGGGGCGGCGAACACCCTGGTCAGCTCGGCGGCCGCGGACCGCAGTTGCGCCAGGTCCCGCTCCGAAAGCCCGATCGGCTCCCGCTCGCCATGCCGCAGCAGCACCGCACGCACCGCGGCCGCGGTAGCCCGCTCGTGCCGCAGCGCCACGATCAACTCGACGGCACGCTGGGCGGCCGTGCGCGCGGAACGCCCGGACAGGTACTCGGAAGACTTGGAAGACTTGGAAGACGCAGCCACCCGCCCAGTGTAACGTGCTGAACATGTTAGGCCGTTACGCCTTGCCGCGATACCTCACCGGGGCCACCGCCGCCCGCACCGGGGACGAGGTGTCCGGACCCGCGCTGCTCCTGGTGGGGCTGGCGGCCACCGGATCGGTCGCGACCGCCTCCGGCCTGCTCGCGGCGCTGACGATCTCGGCGGCCATCGGCGGGCCGGTGCTCGGCGCGCTGCTGGACCGCAGCCGCCGCCCCGGCAGGCTGCTGGCCGCGGCGCTCGCCGCCTACGCCGCAGGCCTCGGCGTGTTGCTCGCCGGGGTCGGGCGGTTGCCCACCATCCTGACACTCGCCGTGGCACTGCTCGCCGGCCTGCTCACCGCCGCGATCTCCGGCGGCTGGACCGCGCAGCTACCCGGGGTCGTCCCCGGAGATCGGTTCGCCCGCGCCAACGCGCTGGACGCGCTCACCTTCGGGCTGGCCGGCCTCGCGGGCCCCGCGCTGGCCGGGTTGCTGGGCAGCACGCTCGGCGCGCGGGCCGCGCTGCTGGCGGCGATCGTGCTGGTGGCCGCGGCGCTGCCGGTCGCGGCCACGCTGCCCCGCCCGGACACCGTGCCGCCGCCGCGCTCGCTACCGCGCGAGGTGCGGGCGGGTTTCGCCGCGATCGCCCGCAGCCGTCCCCTGCTCGCGGGCACGGCCACCTCGGTGGTGTCCTTCGCCGGGGTGGGAATGCTGGTGGTGTGCTGCCCCTTGCTCGGCACGCAGCGGTTCGGGGACGCGGGCCGTGGCACGCTGCTGCTCGCGGTACTGGCCGCCACCGCGATGACCGCCAACGCCCTGCTGGCGCGCAGACCGGGTCTGATCCGGCCGGACACCGCCCTTCCGGCCAGCACCCTGCTGCTCGGCGCCGGGATGCTCACGGCGGCTCTGACCACCGAACCGGCCTACGCCATCGTGGCCGTGGTGATCGCGGGCGCCGGGGATGGCCCGCAGCTCACCGCGCTGTTCGCGATCCGGCACCGGGAGGCGCCGCCACGACTACGGGCGCAGATCTTCACCACCGGCGCCAGCATGAAGATCAGCGGGTTCGCACTCGGTTCCGCACTGGCCGGACCGCTGGCCACGCAGTCCCTCACCGCCTGCCTGCTGGTGGCGGCAGGGGTGGAACTGCTCGCCGCGCTGACTTTCCTCGCCTGCCGCGGGCGGCCGGTCAGAAGGCCATCGCTTGCGCGCGCCGCTTGACCTCCGTGCCGTGGCTGGTTCGCAACGCGTTGATCGGCGTGATACCGGGCAGGGACTCGTCGGCCGCGAACAGCCAGCGCAGCATCTCGGTACGGTCGAACCCGGAGTCGGCCAGCACCGTCACCGTGCCGGCCAGACCCTTGACCACACCGTTCCCGTTCAGGAAGTCCGCGGGAACCATCAGCTCGCCGTCGCGGCGAACCGCGATGAGCTGGCCGTCCCGCAGCAGCTGCCGCGCCTTGTTCATCGACAACCCGAGCTTCGTCGCCACCTCCGGGAGCGGAAGCACGGCGACCTCGGCCTCGAGCACGTCGTCAGCGACTGGGATCGCACTCACACCCCATACTGTGCCACATTCCACGCCATACGCAGAATGTTCGCTCGACCGGCCCACAACCCGTTGTGTGGGTATGCCAAGGAGACCGAAAGTAGCCCGACCTTCCGGTCAGCACCGATCGGCCACTTTCGGTTGGATTGGCATCTACCGGCACAGTACCCTCGGCAAACACGACCCAACTCCGGTACCTCACCCACATCTACCGGACCATCCGTAGGATTTGGCGACGTGACACGCACGGAGCCCACCTTGACCGGGGCATTGCTCGATCGGCGTTACCGAGTGGACAAGCTGCTCGCACGCGGCGGCATGTCCTCGGTCCACCGCGGCGTGGACACCCGGTTGGACCGGCCGGTCGCGATCAAGATCATGGACCGGCAGTTCGCCGAGGACCGGTCCTTCGTCGATCGCTTCGAACTGGAGGCCCGCGCCGCCGCGCGCCTGCATCACCCGAACGTGGTCGCCGTGCACGACCAGGGGGTGGACCCCGGGGACGGGGAGTACACCCGCGCCTTCCTGGTGATGGAGCTTGTCGACGGCGGCACCCTGCGCGATCTGCTCGATGCCGAGGGCGCGCTGGACATCCACCTGGCGCTGAGCATCGCCGAGCCGGTGCTGTCCGCGCTCGCCGCCGCGCACACCGCCGGGCTGGTGCACCGGGACGTCAAGCCGGAGAACGTGCTGATCGGCCGCGGCCAGGGCGGGAACGGCACCGTCAAGGTCGGCGACTTCGGCCTGGTACGGGCCGTCGCCAGCGCGGGCACCACCAGCTCGAGCGTCATTCTCGGCACGGTGGCCTACCTCTCCCCCGAACAGGTCGCCACCGGGCAGACCAGTGCGCCCGGCGATGTGTACTCCGCGGGGATCCTGCTCTACGAGATGCTCACCGGGCACGCGCCGTACACGGGGGACACCGCGCTGTCGGTGGCCTACCGGCACGTGAACGACGACGTGCCGGCGCCGAGCACCGCGCGCCCCGGTATCCCGCCCGCGCTGGACGAGCTGGTGCTGCGGGCCACCCGCAGGGATCCGCAGGAACGGCCCCAGGACGCGGGTGCGTTCCTGCAGGAGCTGAACCAGGTGCGGACCGAGCTCGGGATCGCCCCGGTCCCGGTACCCGTCCCGGCGGCACCCGAGGCTCCCGAGCCGGACACCGTGGTCAACGTGCCGAGCGTGCCGGACGCCGAGCGGACCGTGCCCGCGATCCCCGCCGTGCGGCCCGATTCCCCGGGACCACGGGGCACGCGGGCGCTGTCCCGGACGGCTCCGCCGCCCGCCATGCCCCCGCGGCAGGCACCGGCGGACGGCGAGCAGCAACCGCCGATCCAGGAACATCCCGACCTCGCCGAGGCACAGCGGCGGCGCAAGCGGTTGATCGCGATCGGGGTGGTCGTCGCCCTGCTGCTCGCCGGTGGGATCGGCACCGCCGTCTGGTGGTTCAACGGCGGAAGGTGGGTCGCCGTACCGCAGGTGGCGGGGGCGCAGCAGGACCTGGCCGAGCGGAAGCTGCGCGCGGCGGAACTGGTCCCGCAGGTGGTACAGGAGCGGCACAACACGGCGGCGAGCGGCACGGTGATCCGCACCGAGCCCGCGGCCGGCACCGACGCGCTGATCGGCGACAAGGTGCGCGTGGTGGTCTCCGCCGGGAAGCCGACGGTGCCCAGCATCGACCCCGGGACCAGTGTGGCCCGGGCCGAGCAGGCGATCCGGGACGTCCAACTGGAGCCACGACGCGACCCGAACGCCGACGACTTCAGCGCCACGGTGCCCGAGGGGGCGGTGCTGTCGGTGTCACCCCAGCCGGGTACCCCGGCCAACATCGGCGATCCGGTCACCATCGGCGTCTCCAAGGGCCCACCGCCGACACCGGTACCCACTGTGCAGGGCAAGAGCAAGGAGCAGGCGTTCCAGGAACTGCGGGCGGCCGGGTTCGAACCGTTCGAAGCCGGGGAGGAGTTCTCCAAGGAGATCGAGGCCGGCAAGGTCACCAGGACCGATCCCGCCGCGGGCGCCGTCGGCACGAAGCGGGTCGGCGTGTTCGTCTCGAACTCGGTGCGGGTGCCCTCGGTGGTCGGCAGGTCGATCCAGGACGCGGTGCGCCTGCTGTCCGAATCCGGCCTGGAACCGCGCTTCCAGGGCCGGGGCAACGGCCGGGGCGACGACGACGATGACGACCGGTTCGGCATCGTGGTCCAGCAGGAACCGAACCCCGGCAAGCTGGTGAAAACCGGCAGCAAGGTGCGGATGCGGACACTGCCGTGAGCCGGCCGGCCCGCCGTTGGCGGTGCCGCGGTGCACGGCCGTGTTCACCCGGTTCAGGCCCGGAGCATCTCCGCGACCAGGAAGGCCAGCTCGAGCGACTGCTGGGTGTTCAGCCGGGGGTCGCACGCGGTCTCGTACCGGCCGGAGAGGTCGAGATCGGAGATGTCCTGGGCGCCGCCGAGACACTCGGTGACGTCCTCCCCGGTGAGCTCGACGTGGATCCCGCCCGGGTAGGTGCCGAGCTCGTGGTGCACCTCGAAGAAGCCCTGGACCTCGTCCACGATCCGGTCGAAGTGCCGGGTCTTGTACCCGTTGGAGGACTCGTGGGTGTTGCCGTGCATCGGGTCGCACTGCCAGATCACCTGGTGCCCCGAGCCCTCCACCTTTTCCACAATGGACGGTAGAACGTCACGCACCTTGCTGTTGCCCATCCGGGCGATCAGCGTCAGCCGGCCCGGCTCCTTGCGCGGATCCAGCCGTTGCACGTACTCCACGGCCTGCTCCGGGGTCGTGGTCGGGCCGATCTTCACCCCGATCGGGTTGGCCAGCAGCTCGGCGAAGGCGATGTGCGCGCCGTCCAACTGGCGGGTGCGCTCGCCGATCCAGAGGAAGTGCGAGGACAGGTTGTACAGCTTCGGGCTGGCCGCGTCGGCGTTGTCCAGCCGCAGCATGGCACGCTCGTAGTCCAGCAGCAGCGCCTCGTGGCTGGCGAAGATCTCGGTGGAGTGCAGTGAGGTGTCGGTCACCCCGCAGGCCGACATGAACCGCAGCCCGCGATCGATCTCGCTGGCCAGCGCCTCGTACCGCTCCCCGGCCGGGGAGCTCAGCACGAAGTCCTTGTTCCAGTCGTGCACCTGGTGCAGGTCGGCCATCCCGGCTCCGGTGAGCGCGCGCACCAGGTTCATCGCCGCGCCCGCGTTGGCGTAGGCGCGGATCATCCTGGCCGGGTTCGGCACCCGCGCCTCCGGGTCCGCGGCCAGCGAGTTGACGATGTCTCCCCGGTACACCGGCAGGCCGAGCGCGTCGGTGCTGTTCGACCGCGGTTTGGCGTACTGGCCCGCGATCCGGCCCACCTTGACCACCGGAAGGCTGGCCCCGTAGGTCAGTACCACCGCCATCTGCAGCAGGGTGCGCAGGTTCGCCCGGATGTGCGGCTCGGTATTGGACTCGAAGGTCTCGGCGCAGTCGCCGCCCTGCAGCAGGAACGCCTCGCCCCTGGCCACCATGGCCAGCCGTTCCCGGAGTCGGTCGATCTCCGCGGGCACTGTGACCGGTGGCACACTCTCCAGCACCGCACGGACTTGCTTGGTCGCCGTCTCATCCGGCCATTCGGGCTGCTGCGCGGCGGGCCGGGTCAGCGCGTCA
Proteins encoded in this region:
- a CDS encoding SAV_6107 family HEPN domain-containing protein gives rise to the protein MSITVESRDGATQPVLPLTWQPPAAPAAVSLLARAKRGLVEAAGESEPAPRLIAAYQSALRAAAGVLAARGRPHRGRSRPASVWVLLPSVAPEFAEWAAFFAANSAAHAAAQAGNTRRITADSADELLHRAGQFVELAHRVVHGGARTTRREAGRAAPCSTPRPRRTRG
- a CDS encoding YbaK/EbsC family protein; the encoded protein is MSGGHNPAGGDRQEPSEGGSWRLDHPAIAKVAAALAESGQHEAADGIRVLPAEVRTAAQAAEALGVEVGAIANSLIFRAVFTDPADSVAPLLALTSGAHRADTGVLAALIGAAEVGKAEPAFVKAHTGQAIGGVAPVGHPEPLLTVVDRALAGHEVVWAAAGHAKAIFPTTFAGLIALTDGRAADVTARSGDSVVS
- a CDS encoding GNAT family N-acetyltransferase, translated to MTAAYSGSSGYQRVVELSGDEFRARLAEALDLYVDAMRYPAGTAEQRAPMWLTHALREGWRCMAALDSTGTMLGLAYGYQGNPGQWWHEQVRRGLAERDERAVQGWLADYFELTEIHVRPDHQARGIGEDLLRRLVEGVPNRHVLLSTPEGPSRAWKLYRRLGFVDVLRKYYFAGDPRPFAILGRELPLG
- a CDS encoding AAA family ATPase → MDGTQDSTRETRGHVDRLGIRLERRALLVVAGLPGAGKSTLLRVTGGDTALTVLDTDQVRARLRPLLPAGTPYSWYRPLVHLLHLARLAGTAIRAPGPIVVHDPATGPVARAAFVALGLLTGRTRHLLWLDCTVAEALEGQRARGRVLLGWSFSRHVRHLPRVRSLLRGGTPRGWCEVTVIDRPTARRGLHVTVGEPLAGSPTVR
- a CDS encoding DUF885 domain-containing protein, whose protein sequence is MASTEGVHEICNRYVDDFAAAHPVAATEFGISGYEDQLTDYSPEGHAARAALAKRYLREIDQVEPTDASERLAKTVFTERVGIGLEIHEAGLDLGALNVTDSPVQALRTIFDLMPVDTADQWEQIGARLAGIPTALDGVRASLLAAADADQAPALRQVSKVAEQAETWAGLHGGSGFFDDLVRGAESADLPESLRTRLRHGAQVAQEAYAELAGFLRAELAPRVPTKDAVGAEVYRLWSRNFVGAELDLREAYEWGWAEFARVEREAKDVAERIKPGASLAQAAAALDADPRYRVQGQRGLEEWMQRLSDHALESLRGKHFDIPDAVMALECKIAPPGGGVGAYYTGPTEDFSRPGQMWWSVPPSREEFSTWREVSTVYHEGAPGHHLQIATSVYQAATLNRFQRMLALTSGHAEGWALYAERLMQDLGFLEDDGNLLGMLDAHLFRAARVVVDIGMHLELEIPAGTGFHEGERWTPELGLEFMLTRTITDADHVRDEIDRYLGWPGQAPSYKLGERMWLAAREDTRRRMGSAFDLKDFHTRALRLGGMGLDTLKETLADLG
- a CDS encoding PIG-L family deacetylase; translated protein: MATLVSFHAHPDDESIACGGVMRKAFDEGHRVVLVVATRGEHGEVADGFLTEGERLWQRRVEETHAAAEILGAKRVEFLGYVDSGMMGEPTNDEPGSFWTAPVEEAARRLAAILREERAEVLTVYDDNGGYGHPDHIQVHRVGLRAAELAGTPRVYQNTMNRDQMIRGMAEFAQSAAAAGVDLPDFEESAEFGKPDAEITAAVDVTAYAGHKRAAMRAHASQIGEESFFLAMPEDAFRGAFGTEWFIRTGQGPGITETDLLAGL
- a CDS encoding polyprenyl synthetase family protein, coding for MSEPDYDADLPAHVERVLAEFLRTAGEDIQRTEPVVGPGIEALTGFVLGGGKRLRPTFAWWAWRGAGGDPGGGHAEGVLRVAASLELLQACALIHDDLMDSSDSRRGAPTVHIAFAKRHADAGWLGSPATFGLAAAVLIGDLALAWSEDMFAGAPLPAEVLSAARPAWRAMRTEVLAGQYLDVHTQATGDSSAEAALRIDRLKTAAYTVRRPLHLGAALAGADRRLVDALLAAGSDLGVAFQLRDDLLGVFGDPSVTGKPAGDDLREGKRTLLVALGLRQAEERGDPHAREVIAAAIGDAGLSESAVDEVRQALVEVGAVRAVERRIDELTGSALAALDTAELAEPAAGRLAELATKATQRTY
- a CDS encoding LLM class F420-dependent oxidoreductase, translating into MTTAAKRPVRIGFQLQPQHAEYADIRRAAAEAEELGVDILFNWDHFYPLSGDPDGKHFECWTMLGAWAEATSRVQIGALVTCNSYRNPELLADMARTVDHISGGRLVFGIGAGWFEKDYTEYGYEFGTAGGRLDALAEAMPRIEQRFGKLNPAPSRKIPVLIGGGGEKKTLRLVAKHADIWHGFGDVETAARKVRILDQHCADIGRDPAEIERSVGVPGSPEKLGKPLHDLGITMFTVATDGPNYDLGLLRDWIAWRDEHNA